Proteins encoded together in one Streptomyces umbrinus window:
- a CDS encoding glucosyl-3-phosphoglycerate synthase, which produces MLEDVERWLSTRSWSVEDRPLKKLIAAKRATGSTVSVVLPALNEEETVGEIVAIIRRELMTRKVPLVDEIVVIDSGSTDRTSEVAAEAGARVVHRDEILPRLPAVPGKGEVLWRSLLVTRGDIVAFVDADLKEFSADFVSGIVGPLLTEPGVDLVKAMYDRPLGSAAGQGGRVTELMARPLLNMHWPQLAGFVQPLGGEYAARRSLLEQLPFPVGYGVELGMLVDALHLVGLDALAQVDVGVRKHRHQDGQALGRMSAAIYRTAQLRLARGHMIRPSLTQFERGENGFEPRTYSVDMEERPPMAEIEEYVERKAA; this is translated from the coding sequence GTGCTGGAAGACGTCGAGCGCTGGCTGAGCACGCGCTCCTGGTCCGTCGAGGACCGCCCGCTCAAGAAACTCATCGCCGCGAAGCGTGCCACCGGCTCCACGGTGAGTGTCGTACTGCCCGCGCTCAACGAGGAGGAGACCGTCGGCGAGATCGTCGCGATCATCCGCCGTGAGCTGATGACCAGGAAGGTGCCGCTCGTCGACGAGATCGTGGTGATCGACTCGGGTTCGACGGACCGCACCTCCGAGGTCGCCGCCGAGGCGGGCGCCCGTGTCGTGCACCGGGACGAGATCCTGCCCCGGCTGCCGGCCGTCCCCGGCAAGGGCGAGGTGCTGTGGCGCTCGCTCCTCGTCACCCGCGGGGACATCGTGGCCTTCGTAGACGCGGACCTGAAGGAGTTCTCGGCGGACTTCGTCTCCGGGATCGTCGGCCCGCTCCTCACCGAACCGGGCGTCGACCTCGTCAAGGCGATGTACGACCGCCCGCTGGGCTCCGCCGCAGGTCAGGGAGGTCGGGTCACCGAACTCATGGCCCGCCCGCTCCTGAACATGCACTGGCCGCAACTGGCCGGCTTCGTCCAGCCGCTGGGCGGGGAGTACGCGGCCCGCCGCTCCCTCCTCGAACAGCTCCCGTTCCCCGTCGGATACGGCGTCGAGCTGGGCATGCTGGTCGACGCGCTGCACCTGGTGGGCCTGGACGCCCTGGCCCAGGTCGACGTCGGCGTCCGCAAACACCGCCACCAGGACGGCCAGGCCCTGGGCCGCATGTCCGCCGCGATCTACCGCACCGCCCAGCTCCGCCTGGCCCGCGGCCACATGATCCGCCCCTCCCTCACCCAGTTCGAGCGAGGCGAAAACGGCTTCGAGCCCCGCACGTACTCGGTGGACATGGAGGAACGGCCGCCGATGGCGGAGATCGAGGAGTACGTGGAACGCAAGGCGGCGTAG